AACGCCTGATGCAATGAACAGCCGACGGTTGGTCTGATCTGCCGGGCGCCTCGCCCAAAGAAAGGAGTTCTTATGTACCGTGTCATCCCGCTGCTCTTGATCCTTGCCCTCGCTGCCTGTACCCCCGCCCTGACGCCCCAGGAGCGGGAAGCGGCCTATCGGAACGATCTCCGACGGCTGGTCCGAATCAGCCTGACCGAGCGGCTGCGGCCCCAGATTGAGGCGTCCTACCGGCAGCAGGTGGCGGCGCTCCTGCCGGCCGACCCTCCTTCTTCCGAGGCAACAAACCGCATGGTTGACGAGGAAATCGGGGCGGTGCTCGACCTGAAACTCGCCGATCTGGAAGAGCGGCTGGCGACGATTTTCGCCGTGCATTTTACCCCCGGCGAAATCCGGCAACTGCTCGCCTTCCATGAGAGCGAGGTCGGCCGCAAGAGCCTGGCGGCCTCAGCGGCAATGGCCGGGGAGAGCCGAGACGCGATTCAGGAATGGAGCCAGGAGTTCGAACAGGCCCTGTTCGAGCGGTTGACGGACCGGTTTGCGACGGAGGGGATCGAGTTCTAGGATATTACAACACCCCCGCTCACATCGATCAGGAAACTTTCACTAGCATGACCCCCGGCAGGCAGGAAAAACCATGAAGAAATTCGCCATTGCCCTTATCACCGTCCTCCTTTTCGCTCTCTCCGCCTACGCCGCCGCACCGATCTGGGAGGTGAAAAAGGGGGATTCGGTCATCTACCTCGGCGGGACCTGTCATCTCCTGCGCGACAGTGACTTTCCCCTGCCGGCCGCCTTCGATGTGGCCTACCGGCAGTCGGCGGCAGTCGTCTTCGAAACGGACATCGGGGAGCTGCAGAGTCCTGAATTCCAGCAGAAGATGATGGCCGCGCTGTTCTACCGCGATGGCCGCTCCCTGCCGGATGACCTGTCTCCGGAGGCCTATCTGGCGTTGCAGCGCTATTGCGAGAAGGCGGGGTTTCCGGTCGCCATGCTGCACCCGATGAAGCCGGCCATGGCTGTGCTGACCCTCGTTACCCTGGAGCTGCAAAAGCTCGGCATCACGGAAGCCGGCGCCGACCGATTCTACTACGACAAGGCGCTGGCCGAGGGGAAGAAAATCGAGGGCCTGGAAACCGCCGACGAGCAACTCGACTTTCTTGC
This window of the Desulfuromonadales bacterium genome carries:
- a CDS encoding DUF2059 domain-containing protein, which produces MYRVIPLLLILALAACTPALTPQEREAAYRNDLRRLVRISLTERLRPQIEASYRQQVAALLPADPPSSEATNRMVDEEIGAVLDLKLADLEERLATIFAVHFTPGEIRQLLAFHESEVGRKSLAASAAMAGESRDAIQEWSQEFEQALFERLTDRFATEGIEF
- a CDS encoding TraB/GumN family protein, with the translated sequence MKKFAIALITVLLFALSAYAAAPIWEVKKGDSVIYLGGTCHLLRDSDFPLPAAFDVAYRQSAAVVFETDIGELQSPEFQQKMMAALFYRDGRSLPDDLSPEAYLALQRYCEKAGFPVAMLHPMKPAMAVLTLVTLELQKLGITEAGADRFYYDKALAEGKKIEGLETADEQLDFLAVMGKGMEDSLIEQSLADLSRTGTMFNEIIQVWRSGNEKELGRLLVESTRKDFPEIYQTLLVARNADWLPKIEKLLATPERELVLVGAAHLVGGDGLLESLKKQEYEVKQLD